One window of the Pedobacter ginsengisoli genome contains the following:
- a CDS encoding FecR family protein has translation MNNSKEQLEYQELAAKWIDGTINADEEVKFAKWYNEGQEAELEIPDTFASDEETHKSRIFNKIQNQIHIKKTVSIWPRLVAASLLIGACLTGFLFYWQNQNKHPQQVVNAFVNDDVLPGGNKAVLTLANGKVLSLSDLKNGQLAQQMGVVITKSKDGQLVYKAISNNKEGHQVEYNTISTPRGGQYEINLPDGTKVWLNAASSLKFPTTFSKSERRVVLSGEGYFEVAKDKNKVFKVVSDQQTVTVYGTHFNINAYNDDNTPVTTLIEGSVDVNGTLLKPSQQAINVNNKISVVSADIENVMAWKNGYFRFDEEPLDAIMKKVARWYDVEVEFEDPDLKTLEFGVVANRFANVSKVLRILELTHEVDFVVKDKKIIVIKKQKSGVKR, from the coding sequence ATGAATAATTCTAAAGAGCAACTCGAATATCAGGAATTGGCAGCTAAATGGATTGATGGAACAATCAATGCTGATGAAGAGGTTAAGTTTGCCAAATGGTATAATGAAGGTCAGGAGGCGGAACTTGAAATCCCAGATACATTTGCAAGTGATGAGGAAACCCATAAATCAAGAATATTCAACAAGATTCAAAATCAGATTCATATAAAAAAGACGGTTAGTATTTGGCCAAGATTAGTCGCAGCCAGTTTGTTAATTGGTGCATGCCTAACCGGCTTCCTGTTTTATTGGCAGAACCAAAATAAACATCCGCAACAGGTAGTAAATGCATTCGTAAATGACGATGTTCTTCCCGGAGGAAATAAAGCTGTGCTCACTTTGGCTAATGGAAAAGTATTATCTTTATCTGATTTAAAGAATGGACAATTGGCCCAGCAAATGGGGGTGGTTATAACTAAAAGTAAAGATGGTCAATTGGTTTATAAAGCAATTTCAAATAATAAGGAAGGGCATCAAGTAGAGTACAATACTATCAGCACCCCGCGGGGTGGGCAATACGAGATCAATTTGCCCGATGGAACAAAAGTTTGGTTAAATGCCGCTTCTTCACTAAAATTTCCTACAACTTTCAGTAAGTCAGAGAGAAGAGTAGTACTTAGTGGCGAAGGATATTTCGAGGTAGCCAAAGATAAAAATAAGGTGTTTAAAGTAGTTTCCGATCAGCAAACTGTAACAGTTTACGGAACTCATTTTAACATTAATGCTTACAATGATGACAATACTCCGGTAACTACCCTAATTGAAGGAAGTGTTGATGTTAATGGGACTTTGCTAAAACCAAGTCAGCAGGCAATTAACGTTAATAATAAAATAAGTGTCGTTTCAGCTGACATAGAAAATGTAATGGCCTGGAAGAACGGCTACTTTAGATTTGATGAAGAGCCGTTGGATGCCATTATGAAAAAGGTAGCCAGATGGTACGATGTAGAAGTAGAATTTGAAGACCCAGATCTTAAAACACTAGAATTTGGAGTTGTAGCCAATCGCTTTGCTAATGTTTCTAAAGTATTGAGAATTCTTGAACTTACTCATGAGGTTGATTTCGTTGTGAAAGACAAGAAAATCATAGTCATAAAAAAACAGAAATCAGGTGTCAAAAGATAA
- a CDS encoding aryl-sulfate sulfotransferase, producing MFSKINRLRIFAIGIVITALCVNACSEDAFSTFNNISLDETVDGNSLRVGVQFSCAKPEDVYIEYWINGQKDKIFTTPVSIQKTKFKIVLTNLKFNSIYQYRIVSGSAGVRFQSDEYSFKTKDIPDQLLGLYHAGAKIQQELPIEFKKGTMLVYNRETPGFIGMLDYQGDLRWYQRFKNTGVKVAHFTQNKTILSILAPMNYPTSYGNEILELSLAGDTIFHLKKGEKDFKQTIHHEILINSKKQYVTLSAAERIIDLSAVGGNKADTVKGDGILVLDKYGKRIWSWSVFDALDPLKEKNIIKEAKDWMHANSLFIDTDGNYIISFYNNGQIWKVNALNKKVMWKFGKGGDFILPKGAEFDQGHAVHINYQNNLMLFDNGTSKKRSQILAFELNGLTKQVSLKLCVPLPEGIFTDRMGSAYMINKNAVLTCVSKQNQVLLTNKNGDVLWSMMCANTPYRVEFVPFSKSKPFIEGF from the coding sequence ATGTTTTCAAAAATAAACCGCTTAAGAATATTTGCTATTGGAATAGTGATAACTGCACTGTGTGTTAATGCATGTTCTGAAGATGCATTTAGCACTTTCAATAACATTTCGTTAGACGAAACAGTAGATGGGAATTCATTGAGAGTTGGAGTTCAATTTTCTTGTGCTAAACCTGAAGATGTCTACATAGAGTACTGGATAAATGGCCAGAAAGATAAAATATTTACAACGCCTGTTTCAATTCAAAAAACCAAGTTCAAAATAGTACTTACCAATTTGAAATTTAATTCGATTTATCAATATCGTATTGTATCAGGAAGTGCAGGCGTAAGGTTTCAATCTGATGAATATTCTTTTAAAACAAAAGATATTCCCGATCAATTACTAGGCCTGTATCATGCAGGTGCTAAAATCCAACAGGAGCTGCCAATTGAATTTAAAAAGGGTACTATGCTGGTTTATAATAGAGAAACGCCTGGGTTTATAGGTATGTTAGATTATCAAGGCGACCTAAGGTGGTATCAAAGATTTAAAAATACAGGAGTTAAAGTGGCTCATTTTACACAAAACAAGACTATTCTTTCAATTCTAGCTCCGATGAATTATCCTACAAGTTATGGGAACGAAATTCTGGAATTATCTTTAGCAGGCGATACAATTTTTCATTTAAAAAAGGGAGAGAAAGACTTTAAACAGACAATCCATCACGAAATATTAATTAATTCGAAAAAACAATACGTAACATTAAGTGCCGCTGAAAGAATTATCGATTTAAGTGCAGTTGGGGGAAATAAGGCAGATACAGTAAAAGGAGATGGGATTTTAGTGCTGGATAAGTATGGGAAAAGAATATGGAGCTGGAGTGTATTTGATGCACTAGATCCATTAAAAGAAAAGAATATAATTAAAGAAGCAAAAGACTGGATGCATGCCAATAGCTTGTTTATTGATACCGATGGGAATTACATTATCTCCTTTTATAACAATGGCCAGATTTGGAAAGTTAACGCTCTGAATAAAAAAGTAATGTGGAAGTTCGGAAAAGGAGGTGATTTTATATTACCTAAAGGTGCTGAGTTTGATCAGGGACATGCCGTACATATAAATTATCAAAATAACCTCATGCTATTTGATAATGGAACCAGTAAAAAACGTTCGCAGATACTGGCCTTTGAACTAAATGGATTAACCAAACAAGTATCATTAAAATTGTGTGTGCCATTACCCGAAGGAATCTTTACGGATAGAATGGGGAGTGCCTACATGATTAATAAAAATGCTGTATTAACATGTGTTTCTAAGCAAAATCAGGTGTTACTTACTAATAAAAATGGTGATGTACTATGGAGTATGATGTGTGCCAATACACCTTACCGGGTAGAATTTGTACCATTTAGTAAATCAAAACCCTTTATAGAAGGGTTTTAA
- a CDS encoding RNA polymerase sigma-70 factor: MKDYSSFSDSQLLSLLREEDHLAFTEIYNRYWKRLFTIASHKLKALEDAEEVVQNIFVALWNRRTNLYVTSTLSAYLAVSVKYRVIKMLDKQYNQQKYVNSLDSQMLVDDSTADWLNFLELKKRLEKLVADLPDKCQIVYKMSRDKGMSQKQIATALNISEKTVEARLGRAMKTLRAGLSHFLISLL, encoded by the coding sequence ATGAAAGATTATTCTAGTTTTAGCGACTCTCAACTATTATCATTGCTACGTGAAGAGGATCATTTGGCATTTACGGAAATTTATAATCGTTATTGGAAGAGGTTATTTACTATCGCAAGTCATAAGCTTAAAGCATTAGAGGATGCGGAAGAGGTGGTGCAAAATATTTTTGTGGCCCTTTGGAATCGGAGGACAAATCTTTATGTCACTTCTACACTCAGTGCGTACTTAGCCGTTTCTGTAAAATACAGGGTAATTAAAATGCTGGATAAGCAGTATAATCAACAAAAGTATGTAAATAGTTTGGACAGTCAGATGTTGGTAGACGATTCTACAGCTGATTGGCTTAACTTTCTGGAACTAAAGAAACGCCTTGAAAAACTGGTGGCCGATTTACCAGATAAGTGTCAGATAGTTTATAAAATGAGTCGTGATAAGGGGATGTCTCAAAAGCAGATCGCAACTGCTCTAAATATCTCAGAAAAAACTGTAGAGGCTCGTTTGGGCAGGGCTATGAAAACACTTAGGGCAGGATTAAGCCATTTTCTGATCAGTTTACTCTAA
- a CDS encoding TonB-dependent receptor: MKFYDQFRCKLIASNSGQILRIMRLTILILVTCLLQVSATTKAQKISLSEKNASLETVIRKIRSQTNYYFIGNSDLIRKANLVNINVKDVSIEDALNQCFVNQPLVYSIVEKTVVIKTRTLLSLSQQIGQKISIKGKVTDENGMSLTGASVKVEGTEVAATTNTNGEFQLEVPDKDAILLISYVGYEVIRIKVQEGTLMNIRLKPQLRDLTEVVVIGYGTKRKTEITSSIASVNVNELSANASNNVTDALQGRVAGVSIESSTGAPGSKSNITIRGTGTLGANGPLVVIDGMPFGSMDGLNPADIQNIEVLKDAAAASIYGSRAAGGVILVTTKLGRKNTEPKVQFNAVYSSQSIAKRMDVLNGEQWTKLLNSVGGNFPAYNGTNTNWQDEIFRNAPIYKANADVTGGSEHFQYSLSGSYLNQKGTIIKTDFNSANFRAKSLYEKGRVRIGQTFIYNKTRERTLPPGGDQSHSNILSALIVPPTVPVYNPANLPGGWGGVNSGMKNLSNPVAILNSSDYRNNNSSVTADVFAEVRLIDQLKYKINGAISENRGFGNNYDYAYNDGNVILAKPRLSQSSGVSSSWLLEHTLSYDKKLGLHNISVLAGFTAQKDTSNSFNANGNNLPNGIYSFGSEKSNQSVGGDLGDVRRESLIGRVSYSYDSRYMISGSIRRDGSSKFGEGYYYGVFPAVSAGWNISNEKFYGNSGISAFMNSLKIRGSVGLLGNDQIPNYSTINGISNNLNFATNGGVIVGSIPSGTASPRNLRWEESKSVDAGLDATFLNGKMSLVFDWFNKTARGVLLAVPIPLSTGISGTPTVNAGTINNKGIELALDYSDAAGDFSYKIGWNMTTMRNRMTAITIGSGNQEFGDLERAKVGNPIGSFFLIKTDGIFKTQAEIDGYKGSNGQKIQPNASPGDIKFVDFDNNGKIDNNDQQYSGSPIPTFETGLAGTLAWRNFDLNLLVQGVFGNKIYNGGRIWTEQMTAYTNLSTSVLNAWTPENSSSSFPRFTLADVNLNSRGNSDRWLENGAYVRVKRLELGYTVAEDIAKHLNVGKIRAYLSGQNLFTFSKYKGYNPDLGNDGNPLRRGFDSGAYPLQRIVSLGLNVSF; encoded by the coding sequence ATGAAATTTTACGATCAATTCAGATGTAAGCTCATTGCTTCAAATTCTGGACAAATACTACGTATAATGAGGCTAACCATTCTCATATTAGTAACATGCTTACTCCAGGTTAGTGCTACTACCAAAGCACAGAAGATATCCTTGAGCGAAAAAAACGCTTCGTTGGAAACCGTTATCAGGAAAATCAGAAGCCAAACCAATTATTACTTTATTGGTAATAGCGATTTAATCAGAAAGGCAAATCTTGTAAATATTAATGTTAAGGATGTATCTATTGAAGATGCTCTTAATCAGTGTTTTGTAAACCAGCCACTTGTTTATTCTATTGTGGAAAAAACCGTAGTAATTAAAACAAGAACTTTGCTTTCATTATCTCAGCAAATTGGACAAAAAATATCCATAAAAGGTAAAGTAACTGACGAAAATGGAATGTCTCTTACGGGAGCTTCTGTAAAAGTAGAAGGTACAGAGGTAGCTGCTACCACCAATACCAATGGCGAATTTCAATTGGAAGTTCCTGATAAAGATGCTATTTTATTGATTTCCTATGTAGGGTACGAAGTTATCCGCATAAAGGTTCAGGAAGGTACCCTTATGAATATCCGCCTTAAACCTCAATTGCGCGATTTAACTGAAGTAGTTGTAATTGGCTATGGAACCAAACGTAAAACAGAAATTACAAGTTCAATCGCATCAGTAAATGTAAATGAACTGAGTGCAAATGCTTCTAACAATGTAACAGATGCGCTTCAGGGCCGTGTTGCCGGTGTATCAATTGAATCAAGTACAGGTGCTCCGGGTTCAAAATCAAACATTACAATTCGTGGCACCGGAACTCTAGGTGCAAATGGCCCTTTGGTTGTTATTGATGGAATGCCTTTTGGTAGTATGGATGGACTTAATCCTGCTGATATCCAGAATATTGAGGTGTTAAAAGATGCTGCGGCAGCCAGTATTTACGGATCCAGGGCTGCAGGCGGAGTAATCTTAGTGACTACAAAATTGGGCAGAAAGAATACAGAGCCTAAAGTTCAATTTAATGCAGTTTACAGTAGTCAGTCTATTGCTAAGCGAATGGACGTGCTCAATGGTGAGCAATGGACCAAATTATTAAATTCTGTAGGAGGAAATTTTCCTGCTTATAATGGAACAAATACCAACTGGCAGGATGAGATTTTTAGGAATGCCCCAATCTACAAAGCGAATGCAGATGTTACTGGAGGATCAGAACATTTTCAATATAGCTTGTCGGGAAGCTATTTGAATCAAAAAGGTACAATCATAAAAACCGATTTCAACAGCGCTAATTTTAGAGCGAAATCATTATATGAAAAAGGCAGGGTTAGAATTGGACAAACGTTCATTTACAATAAAACTCGTGAACGCACATTGCCTCCGGGAGGAGATCAATCTCATAGTAATATATTAAGTGCATTAATTGTACCTCCAACTGTTCCTGTTTATAATCCTGCAAACCTGCCAGGCGGTTGGGGAGGAGTAAACTCAGGTATGAAAAATCTTTCAAATCCCGTGGCTATTTTGAATTCTAGCGATTATAGAAATAACAATAGTTCGGTAACTGCTGATGTGTTTGCGGAAGTTAGATTGATTGATCAATTGAAGTATAAAATTAATGGTGCGATATCAGAAAATAGAGGCTTTGGTAACAATTATGACTATGCATATAATGATGGCAACGTAATACTTGCCAAACCAAGACTAAGTCAGAGCAGCGGAGTTTCTAGTTCATGGTTACTAGAGCATACCCTTAGCTATGATAAAAAGCTTGGATTACATAATATCTCAGTGCTTGCCGGTTTTACCGCCCAAAAGGATACGAGTAACTCTTTTAATGCAAATGGAAATAACCTCCCAAATGGAATTTATTCTTTTGGTTCTGAAAAATCCAACCAATCAGTTGGAGGAGATTTAGGAGATGTCAGAAGAGAGTCTCTTATTGGAAGGGTTTCTTATTCTTACGACTCTAGGTACATGATCAGCGGATCAATCCGTAGAGACGGATCTTCTAAGTTTGGTGAAGGTTATTATTATGGTGTATTTCCAGCCGTATCCGCAGGTTGGAATATCAGCAATGAAAAGTTTTATGGTAATTCAGGAATTTCGGCCTTCATGAATTCATTAAAAATCAGAGGTAGCGTTGGTTTGCTGGGAAATGATCAGATACCAAACTACTCTACAATTAATGGAATTAGTAATAACTTAAACTTTGCTACAAATGGAGGTGTGATAGTGGGGTCTATTCCTAGTGGAACTGCTTCTCCACGAAATTTAAGATGGGAAGAATCAAAATCGGTTGATGCAGGTCTTGATGCCACATTTCTTAACGGAAAAATGTCACTCGTATTCGACTGGTTTAATAAAACAGCTCGAGGCGTATTACTTGCAGTTCCAATACCTCTTAGTACTGGGATTAGCGGTACACCAACAGTTAATGCCGGTACAATTAATAACAAAGGTATAGAGCTAGCTTTGGATTATTCAGATGCGGCAGGTGACTTTTCTTATAAAATAGGCTGGAATATGACAACTATGCGAAATAGAATGACCGCCATTACTATAGGAAGTGGCAATCAGGAATTTGGTGATCTGGAACGCGCTAAGGTTGGAAATCCAATAGGAAGTTTCTTTTTAATTAAGACAGACGGCATATTTAAAACACAGGCAGAGATTGACGGATATAAAGGTTCAAACGGCCAAAAAATACAGCCTAATGCTTCACCTGGTGACATAAAATTTGTTGATTTCGACAATAATGGTAAAATTGATAACAATGATCAGCAATATAGCGGAAGTCCAATCCCAACATTTGAAACAGGATTAGCGGGTACACTTGCATGGAGAAACTTTGATTTAAATTTATTGGTGCAAGGTGTTTTTGGAAATAAAATTTATAATGGTGGTAGAATCTGGACAGAGCAAATGACAGCTTATACCAATTTATCTACGTCTGTTTTAAATGCCTGGACTCCAGAAAACAGCAGTTCAAGTTTTCCAAGATTCACATTGGCAGATGTAAATTTAAATTCCCGTGGAAATAGTGATCGTTGGTTAGAAAATGGCGCTTATGTTAGGGTAAAGAGGCTTGAGCTAGGATATACAGTAGCTGAAGATATTGCGAAACATTTAAATGTTGGTAAGATAAGGGCATATCTTTCAGGTCAAAATTTATTCACTTTTTCAAAATACAAAGGATATAATCCGGATTTAGGAAACGATGGTAATCCACTTAGAAGGGGTTTCGATAGCGGAGCATATCCATTGCAACGAATTGTCTCTCTGGGCTTAAACGTATCTTTTTAA
- a CDS encoding RagB/SusD family nutrient uptake outer membrane protein: protein MNKNIIKTIAVALPLALLMIYGCKKDFLKTTNPNKITEEQFWKTEADLKSAVASVYSLLRQPLYGYWGAFTGIQNINSLGDDVLTFPGGEAATTNIALFTNEATNSDASSTFSALYKSIYRANLVLANAEKVEVSDDLKKSYIAETKFLRGLCYFTLASNFGDVPLIIAPAKTADDQFMPSKPVTEVYAQAISDFTDAKSGLPPTRPSADLGRATSGAAIAYLGKAYLYIKDYQKAQATFELLNSAPYAYDLITDFSENFTDKNEFNKEAVFQWVYGPFGDPYGPWGVEGANSPMYNYLPQLIGPPAGGGWFKYVPTNYLIDQFMLEKRPAGSDTKFDKRMYYTLSWKHSNFGEPDVKWYGGSKTFEDLWASAQANISKIDPKSLLDVSGNNQFLINKFTNGWSGKESADNYWSATPSTANNVIMRYAEVLLMHAEAAAQNGDLAKAIADINRIRVRAGLPEKTGSNLPDLTSVMSELSHQKLLEMFFEQNRWQDLKRWYTPAQLKVHFTETNKQGAQYLQPRNYIFPIPTAELQTNNKIEQNPLWR from the coding sequence ATGAATAAAAATATAATTAAAACAATAGCAGTGGCGCTTCCGCTCGCTTTGTTAATGATATATGGTTGTAAAAAGGATTTTCTTAAAACAACAAATCCGAATAAAATTACTGAAGAACAATTCTGGAAAACTGAGGCTGATTTGAAGTCGGCAGTAGCTTCTGTTTATAGTTTATTAAGGCAGCCTCTATATGGCTATTGGGGGGCATTTACTGGCATTCAGAATATAAATTCATTGGGAGATGATGTGCTTACATTTCCGGGCGGAGAAGCTGCTACTACTAATATAGCTTTATTTACAAATGAAGCTACAAATTCAGATGCATCTTCTACCTTTTCGGCACTTTACAAATCTATATATCGCGCTAACCTGGTGTTGGCTAATGCAGAAAAGGTAGAGGTTAGTGACGACTTAAAAAAGTCATATATCGCCGAAACGAAATTTCTGCGTGGACTTTGTTACTTTACATTAGCATCTAATTTCGGAGATGTGCCACTTATTATTGCGCCGGCAAAAACTGCCGATGATCAATTCATGCCGAGCAAACCTGTAACGGAAGTTTACGCACAGGCAATTTCAGATTTTACTGATGCTAAAAGTGGGTTGCCTCCTACAAGGCCTTCTGCTGATTTAGGGAGAGCAACAAGTGGTGCTGCTATTGCTTATTTAGGTAAAGCTTATCTGTACATCAAAGATTATCAAAAAGCACAGGCAACTTTTGAATTGCTAAATTCTGCCCCATACGCTTATGATTTAATAACAGATTTCTCTGAAAATTTCACTGATAAAAATGAGTTTAACAAGGAAGCTGTTTTTCAATGGGTGTATGGTCCATTTGGCGACCCGTATGGGCCTTGGGGTGTAGAAGGTGCAAACTCCCCTATGTATAATTATTTGCCTCAGCTAATTGGTCCTCCTGCAGGAGGTGGATGGTTTAAATATGTGCCAACCAATTACCTTATAGATCAATTTATGTTAGAAAAAAGACCTGCCGGTTCGGACACTAAATTTGATAAAAGAATGTACTATACATTATCATGGAAACACTCAAACTTTGGCGAACCAGATGTGAAATGGTACGGCGGATCAAAAACTTTTGAAGATCTTTGGGCATCTGCACAAGCTAATATCTCCAAAATCGATCCTAAATCGTTATTAGATGTATCGGGCAATAACCAGTTCTTAATAAATAAATTTACAAATGGCTGGAGCGGGAAAGAGAGCGCTGATAATTATTGGTCAGCAACCCCTTCAACTGCCAACAATGTGATTATGCGTTATGCAGAAGTATTACTTATGCATGCTGAAGCTGCTGCCCAAAATGGAGATTTAGCAAAAGCTATTGCCGACATTAACCGTATTAGAGTAAGAGCCGGATTGCCAGAAAAAACAGGGTCAAATCTACCGGACTTAACCAGTGTAATGAGTGAACTTAGCCATCAAAAATTGTTAGAAATGTTTTTTGAACAAAACAGATGGCAAGATTTAAAACGTTGGTACACACCTGCTCAGCTAAAGGTTCACTTTACAGAAACAAACAAGCAAGGTGCGCAATATTTACAGCCAAGGAATTATATTTTTCCTATTCCAACAGCTGAATTGCAAACTAATAACAAAATTGAACAAAATCCTTTGTGGAGGTAG